A single genomic interval of Cydia splendana chromosome 10, ilCydSple1.2, whole genome shotgun sequence harbors:
- the LOC134794441 gene encoding juvenile hormone esterase-like: protein MVKVSVSEGVLEGTHEKNEYGGTFYSFKGIPYAEPPLGDLRFKAPQPPKPWTGVRSAKDFGPICYQMNPITKTPWGSEDCLYLNIYTPNLKPEKPLPVMFYIHGGSFAIGGSNDDMYGPEFLIRHDVILITINYRLEVLGFLGLDSEDAPGNAGMKDQVQAMRWVTKNIGSFGGDPENITIFGNSAGGVCVSFHLMSPMTKGLFRRAIMQSGACTCFWSMPFEPREVVLALAKQLGCHSSDNNVLYEFFKVQPVDSLINLQIPTTMAIKAKNSSEIYFAVVSEKNFDNIERYWSGNSYDGVRSGIHEGVEVMNGYVEDEGIMTAIMTCRNDFTVLMPRFNQFLEEYVPRPITWHCTLVDQFEVGRKIKQFYFQDKKMTFEVINDLVRMFSMAAMVYDIIQWQKITAGSSSNKLYFYRFTCKSERNIMANMFGYWKVVGDKKTTCHVDDLAYLFPCKGRIKRTEPGSKTFQMIDNVTKLWTNFAKFGNPTPDNSLGVQWTPFTLEKQNYLDVGEQLQLCANPEDDHLKFWEDIYKRYLPRRSHI from the exons ATGGTTAAAGTTAGTGTAAGTGAAGGCGTGTTAGAAGGTACCCATGAGAAAAACGAATATGGCGGCACTTTTTATAGTTTCAAGGGAATCCCGTATGCTGAGCCGCCACTAGGAGACTTGAGATTTAAG GCGCCACAACCACCAAAACCATGGACAGGCGTTCGAAGCGCGAAAGATTTTGGTCCAATCTGCTACCAAATGAATCCTATAACAAAAACCCCCTGGGGAAGCGAGGACTGTCTGTATCTCAACATTTACACGCCAAATCTTAAGCCGGAAAAGCCTCTGCCAGTCATGTTTTATATCCATGGAGGCAGTTTTGCCATCGGAGGCAGTAACGATGACATGTACGGACCAGAATTCCTGATCAGACATGATGTTATCTTAATCACCATAAACTACAGACTTGAAGTCTTAGGTTTCCTTGGTTTGGATTCCGAAGACGCGCCTGGAAACGCTGGAATGAAAGACCAAGTACAAGCCATGAGATGGGTTACGAAAAACATTGGCTCTTTTGGAGGAGATCCAGAAAATATCACAATATTTGGAAACAGCGCTGGTGGCGTTTGTGTGTCTTTTCATTTAATGTCGCCAATGACTAAAGGGCTATTCCGCAGAGCGATCATGCAGAGTGGAGCATGCACTTGCTTTTGGTCGATGCCATTTGAACCTCGGGAAGTAGTTTTAGCTTTAGCAAAACAGTTGGGTTGCCATTCGTCTGACAACAATGTATTGTATGAATTCTTCAAAGTCCAACCAGTTGATTCCCTGATCAATCTACAAATACCAACAACGATGGCGATCAAAGCTAAGAATTCTTCTGAAATATATTTCGCAGTCGTAAGCGAGAAGAATTTTGACAATATCGAAAGGTATTGGAGTGGGAATTCATATGATGGTGTCCGAAGCGGGATACACGAGGGAGTCGAAGTAATGAATGGCTATGTGGAGGATGAAGGCATAATGACTGCTATTATGACCTGTAGAAACGACTTTACCGTACTAATGCCAAGATTCAACCAATTTTTAGAAGAATACGTCCCTAGACCAATAACCTGGCACTGTACACTTGTAGACCAATTTGAAGTCGGACGGAAAATCAAACAGTTTTATTTCCAGGACAAGAAAATGACTTTTGAAGTTATAAATGACCTGGTAAGAATGTTTTCTATGGCAGCGATGGTTTACGACATTATTCAATGGCAGAAAATTACCGCTGGCTCTAGTTCGAACAAGTTATACTTTTACCGATTTACTTGCAAGTCGGAGCGGAACATAATGGCGAACATGTTTGGGTATTGGAAGGTAGTGGGGGACAAGAAGACGACGTGTCACGTGGACGACCTGGCCTACCTGTTCCCTTGTAAGGGCCGGATAAAGAGAACGGAGCCGGGCTCGAAGACGTTCCAAATGATAGATAATGTTACTAAATTGTGGACTAACTTTGCTAAATTTGG aaacccAACCCCGGATAACAGCCTAGGAGTGCAGTGGACACCATTTACTTTGGAAAAGCAAAACTACTTGGACGTTGGCGAACAATTGCAGCTCTGCGCCAATCCTGAAGACGACCATCTTAAATTCTGGGAGGACATTTACAAGCGTTATTTACCCCGTCGATcgcatatataa